The Triticum aestivum cultivar Chinese Spring chromosome 4B, IWGSC CS RefSeq v2.1, whole genome shotgun sequence sequence TGCTCTGCCAAACATGCATTCTGACAGGCTAGAAAAGATATTGAGGAATGAAGCCAGTTCCTTGCAATGGAAAATCCACAATAAAATCAGTTGTACTAGCTAATAACGCCCTTATGTTCACCCTCTGTAACAAAAGATTGTTATGGGCTAACTTTTCTGGCCATCCAATCACTGGACTCATCTCCTTCCTGGGTTCTTGTGAACATCAACCTCTGATTACTTTTCAGGTTCACGTAATCAACCTGAATATGAGAATCAACAGTATTAAACAACACGATAGGGGAATATGAATCTGCAATAAGTAACTCATTCTATATTTCAAAGTACAAGTGCAGATCCCGATATGAAAATCGTGAGCATGCAGCACAAGAAAACTTAACCTAACATTTTCTGGATCAAGAGTCAGAAGGCAATAGGTATCAACTGGACCAGCTGATGGATCGAGATGAACATCCGTAACGTGGTCATCATTTGCGACGGGGATCCCTGGAGATGGTCCTAAGTATTGCAATCTTGACTTTACTGAACTGGCGAACCAAGCTTTCTCTCGTTGCTGTGAGATAAACAACCAATGTTGAGCATAAGGATTATAAAAGATCACTTAATATCAATGAAATCAGCTGTGCTGCTTCTAAGCATCACCAAAAGCTTTGAAAGGTGAAAGTTGTGGAGATGTTAGTACGATGTTAAGCCGTCATCTCCCGATGAGATGATCAAACCCCGTGTGTGAGAAACTATACAGAAGTAAACTAGCTACTACTAGAACAGTTATGTTCAGTTTTGTGCAAAACCAAATCTTTCATTACAGATATCCTTTGATTTGCAAGGCATCTCCACCACGCAGAACAGAGCACAAGGCAGACAGTACGCAGCTCTAACCTGGAGCTTGGCGGGATCGGGACTGGAACCATCGATCACATCTATGATACCGCTGATTCGGAATTGCTCCCATGAATCGGTGAAATACCAGCATATCTGCAAGAAACCCAACATCAGGCATTCCGCTGCCGGAACTCGGCACTCGTGATGCTTAAAATGGTGACCCGCAATTATGCCAGTTCTTCACACGCCCTACCTCGCCGAGGGGCCATTCTTTGATCTCCCCAATCTGTTCGTTCACAGTTCC is a genomic window containing:
- the LOC123093857 gene encoding pyridoxine/pyridoxamine 5'-phosphate oxidase 2 isoform X1 yields the protein MAGGGAAASALSSPWRALLQRALDANAHLKHSTFFQLATVGGGGRPANRTVVFRGFQEHCDKIQINTDARSNKIGEIKEWPLGEICWYFTDSWEQFRISGIIDVIDGSSPDPAKLQQREKAWFASSVKSRLQYLGPSPGIPVANDDHVTDVHLDPSAGPVDTYCLLTLDPENVDYVNLKSNQRLMFTRTQEGDESSDWMARKVSP
- the LOC123093857 gene encoding pyridoxine/pyridoxamine 5'-phosphate oxidase 2 isoform X2; this encodes MAGGGAAASALSSPWRALLQRALDANAHLKHSTFFQLATVGGGGRPANRTVVFRGFQEHCDKIQINTDARSNKIGEIKEWPLGEICWYFTDSWEQFRISGIIDVIDGSSPDPAKLQQREKAWFASSVKSRLQYLGPSPGIPVANDDHVTDVHLDPSAGPVDTYCLLTLDPENVRLIT